The Polyodon spathula isolate WHYD16114869_AA chromosome 3, ASM1765450v1, whole genome shotgun sequence genome has a segment encoding these proteins:
- the LOC121313404 gene encoding eyes absent homolog 1-like isoform X5, which produces MQDLASPLSRVSGSSESPNGPTLDNSHNNNNSMTPNGTEGDTITMLTTADWLLSSSTETTAVKTEPMSNSDIATATADGSLDSFSESAIGNSGFSPRQTHQFSAQIYPSNRPYPHILPTPSSQTMAAYGQTQYTTGMQQAAAYATYPQPGQAYGIPAYGTLWAGIKTESGLTQAQSPGQTGFLNYGSSFTTPQTGQAPYSYQMQGGSFTTTSGLYAGSNSLTNSAGFNSSQQDYPSYPAFGQGQYAQYYSSSPYTSPYMTSNNTSPTTPSTTATYQLQEPPSGIASQAVTDPTTGEYSTIHSASTPIKDSDSDRLRRASDGKSRGRGRRNNNPSPPPDSDLERVFIWDLDETIIVFHSLLTGSYANRYGRDPPSSVSLGLRMEEMIFNLADTHLFFNDLEECDQVHIDDVSSDDNGQDLSTYNFGTDGFHAAATSANLCLATGVRGGVDWMRKLSFRYRRVKEIYSTYKNNVGGLLGPAKREAWLQLQAEIEALTDSWLTLALKTLSLIHSRSNCVNILVTTTQLIPALAKVLLYGLGIVFPIENIYSATKIGKESCFERIIQRFGRKVVYVVVGDGVEEEQASKKHNMPFWRISSHSDLMALHHALELEYL; this is translated from the exons ATGCAGGATCTAGCCAGCCCACTCAGTCGAGTAAGTGGAAGCAGTGAATCCCCTAATGGTCCAACACTTGACAACtcacataacaataataattccaTGACACCAAATGGCACAGAAG GTGATACCATCACTATGCTCACCACTGCAGACTGGTTGTTAAGTTCTAGTACAGAGACCACTGCAG TTAAAACAGAGCCAATGAGCAACAGTGACATTGCCACAGCGACAGCGGACGGGTCTTTAGACAGTTTCTCAGAATCAG CTATTGGAAACAGTGGCTTCAGCCCAAGACAAACTCACCAGTTCTCTGCACAGATCTATCCTTCCAA CAGACCATATCCACATATTCTGCCTACCCCTTCATCACAAACTATGGCTGCATATGGACAGACGCAGTACACTACAGGAATGCAGCAAGCAGCCGCTTATGCTACCTATCCACAGCCTGGCCAGGCTTATGGAATTCCTGCTTATG GTACATTATGGGCAGGCATCAAGACAGAAAGCGGGCTGACCCAAGCACAGTCTCCAGGACAGACTGGATTTCTAAACTACGGTTCAAGCTTTACAACCCCTCAGACAGGGCAGGCGCCTTACAGCTATCAGATGCAAG GTGGCAGTTTTACAACAACGTCAGGACTTTATGCAGGAAGCAATTCCCTCACAAATTCTGCAGGATTTAATAGTTCACAACAG GATTATCCTTCTTACCCAGCTTTTGGCCAAGGTCAGTATGCACAGTATTACAGCAGCTCACCCTACACTTCCCCTTATATGACAAGCAACAACACCAGCCCGACGACACCCTCTACCACGGCAACATACCAGCTTCAAGAACCCCCGTCTGGCATCGCCAGTCAAGCTGTTACAGATCCTACCACAG ggGAGTACAGTACAATCCACAGTGCATCAACTCCCATTAAAGATTCAGATTCAGATCGATTACGTCGAGCTTCAGATGGAAAATCACGTGGCCGAGGCAGGAGAAACAATAACCCCTCGCCACCCCCAGACTCTGACCTTGAG CGCGTTTTCATATGGGATTTGGATGAAACAATCATCGTTTTCCATTCCTTACTCACTGGATCTTACGCTAACAGATATGGCAGG gacccTCCTTCGTCTGTTTCACTAGGACTTCGGATGGAAGAAATGATCTTCAACTTAGCAGATACACATCTTTTTTTCAATGACTTGGAA gaATGTGATCAGGTTCATATTGATGACGTGTCTTCAGATGACAATGGCCAGGACTTAAG CACATACAACTTTGGCACAGACGGTTTCCATGCAGCGGCAACCAGTGCAAACCTCTGCCTAGCAACTGGCGTAAGAGGAGGAGTTGACTGGATGAGAAAACTATCCTTCCGGTATAGACGAGTAAAAGAAATATATTCCACCTACAAAAACAATGTTGGTG GTCTGCTGGGTCCAGCTAAAAGGGAAGCCTGGTTACAACTGCAAGCAGAGATAGAGGCCTTGACAGATTCCTGGTTAACACTGGCACTTAAAACACTCTCATTAATTCACTCAAG GTCGAACTGTGTGAATATTCTAGTCACGACGACGCAGCTCATACCTGCCCTGGCAAAAGTCTTGCTCTACGGACTAGGCATAGTATTTCCAATAGAAAATATTTACAGTGCAACAAAAATAG